The following proteins are co-located in the Flavobacterium sp. CECT 9288 genome:
- the dnaN gene encoding DNA polymerase III subunit beta, whose product MKFIVSSSYLLKQLQVLGNVINSSNTLPILDNFLFDLDHNVLTVSASDLETTMSATLSIDSESKGSVAVPAKLLLEILKTFPEQPLTFTIEDNSTIEISSNSGKYALAYAPGEEFPKSVNLEDPSVTLVPADVLATAISKTIFAAGNDDLRPVMSGVFFQFSPEGLIFVATDAHKLVKYARTDVTASQVADFIMPKKPLNILKNILGSSDAEVKIEYNDSNATFSFDNYILMCRLIDGKYPNYEAVIPKENPNKLMIDRTQFLSSVRRVAIFSNKTTHQIRLKIAGAELNVSAEDIDYSNKAEERLTCDYQGDDMQIGYNSRFLTEMLTNLQSDMIMLEMSLPNRAGILTPVDGLEEGETVTMLVMPVMLNS is encoded by the coding sequence ATGAAATTTATAGTATCGAGTTCATACTTATTGAAACAATTACAAGTTTTAGGGAATGTAATCAACAGCAGCAACACATTACCTATTTTAGACAATTTCTTATTTGATCTAGATCATAATGTATTGACCGTATCTGCCTCTGATTTAGAGACTACTATGTCTGCAACCTTATCAATCGATTCAGAAAGTAAAGGTAGCGTTGCCGTTCCTGCAAAATTACTTTTGGAAATTCTTAAAACATTTCCAGAGCAGCCCTTAACATTTACTATAGAAGATAATAGCACCATAGAAATAAGTTCTAACTCAGGTAAATATGCGCTTGCGTATGCTCCTGGTGAGGAGTTTCCAAAATCAGTAAACCTTGAAGATCCATCTGTAACACTTGTTCCTGCTGATGTTTTGGCTACAGCAATAAGTAAAACTATTTTTGCTGCAGGTAATGATGATTTACGTCCTGTAATGTCTGGAGTGTTTTTTCAATTCTCGCCAGAAGGTTTAATTTTTGTGGCAACTGATGCGCACAAATTGGTAAAATATGCTCGAACTGATGTGACAGCTTCTCAAGTTGCTGATTTTATTATGCCAAAAAAACCATTGAACATCTTAAAAAATATTTTAGGATCTTCGGATGCAGAGGTAAAAATAGAATACAACGATTCGAATGCTACTTTCTCTTTTGACAATTACATTTTGATGTGTCGTTTAATTGATGGAAAATATCCAAATTACGAAGCGGTAATCCCAAAAGAGAATCCAAATAAATTAATGATTGACCGTACTCAATTTTTAAGTTCTGTGCGTCGTGTAGCTATCTTTTCGAACAAAACTACACACCAAATTAGATTAAAAATTGCTGGTGCTGAGTTAAACGTATCTGCAGAAGATATTGATTATTCAAACAAAGCCGAAGAAAGATTGACATGTGATTACCAAGGCGACGATATGCAAATAGGCTACAACTCTCGTTTTTTAACTGAGATGTTGACCAACTTACAATCGGATATGATTATGCTTGAAATGTCATTACCTAACAGAGCCGGAATTTTAACTCCAGTTGATGGATTAGAGGAAGGTGAAACTGTTACTATGCTTGTAATGCCTGTAATGCTTAACAGCTAA
- the gldG gene encoding gliding motility-associated ABC transporter substrate-binding protein GldG gives MTTSKKKNLKSVLIILAVVLVLNAIGSSVFHRFDLTKDKRYTLSPTSLKIIDQVQNPLVIKVYMQGDLPPEFRRLQQETKQLLEEFQAYNSNLVFEFVDPLENKDSSMDNIKELYRKGLTPVNITVDDKGKQSQAMVFPWAIAVYDNKEVNIPLLKNIMGASTTQKVIGSVQHLEYSIAEGLNKITKAKQKKIAVIKGNGELQDILMAKFLLQVRESYFIAPFTLDSVAKNPLKSLESLKEYDLALIAKPTETFTDQEKQVLDQYIMHGGKTLWLVDQVVAEIDSLYNPAGATLAYPRDLNLNDMFFKYGFRINPDLIKDEQGSPIKLATGEQGSATQFQEFNWKFAPQVYPTSVHPIVKNLGGIKFDFANPIDTLKNGIKKTVLLQSSQYSKKIGTPSEVNLESVTEETSPADYAAKGKLPLSVLLEGSFESMYKNRVLPFEQKTFLDQGNANKMIIIADGDLIKNQLDKNFQPVELGYDQRSGNLYDNKDFLINCVNYLLDDNGLINIRSKDLDLPLLDKEKVYENYSSTPILTIGLPIIILGIFGFVFTFIRKRKYSK, from the coding sequence ATGACTACTTCTAAGAAAAAAAACCTGAAATCAGTATTGATTATTCTTGCCGTTGTATTAGTTTTAAATGCAATAGGAAGTTCCGTTTTTCATCGTTTTGATTTAACAAAAGATAAGAGATACACACTTTCCCCTACCTCATTAAAAATTATTGATCAGGTTCAAAATCCGCTTGTTATAAAAGTATACATGCAAGGCGATTTACCTCCAGAATTCAGACGCTTACAACAAGAAACAAAGCAACTTTTAGAAGAATTTCAAGCATACAATTCTAATTTAGTGTTTGAATTTGTAGATCCTTTGGAAAACAAGGATTCAAGCATGGACAACATAAAAGAATTGTATCGAAAAGGCTTAACTCCTGTAAACATAACTGTTGATGACAAAGGAAAACAGTCACAAGCTATGGTTTTCCCATGGGCAATTGCTGTTTATGATAACAAAGAAGTAAATATTCCTTTGCTAAAGAATATTATGGGAGCCTCAACTACCCAAAAAGTGATAGGATCTGTACAACATTTGGAATATTCTATTGCCGAAGGTTTAAATAAAATTACAAAAGCCAAACAGAAAAAAATAGCGGTCATAAAAGGGAATGGCGAACTACAAGATATTTTAATGGCCAAATTTTTATTGCAAGTAAGAGAGAGTTACTTTATTGCTCCTTTCACGCTTGATTCAGTGGCTAAAAATCCGTTGAAAAGTTTAGAATCTCTTAAAGAATATGATCTAGCACTTATTGCAAAACCAACCGAAACCTTTACTGATCAAGAAAAACAAGTACTGGATCAATACATCATGCATGGTGGTAAAACGTTATGGCTTGTGGACCAAGTTGTAGCAGAAATAGATAGTTTGTACAATCCTGCAGGAGCTACCCTAGCCTACCCTAGAGATTTAAACTTGAATGATATGTTTTTTAAATATGGCTTTCGTATTAATCCAGATTTAATAAAAGATGAACAAGGAAGCCCAATAAAACTGGCTACTGGCGAACAAGGAAGTGCAACTCAATTTCAGGAATTCAACTGGAAATTTGCACCGCAAGTATATCCTACAAGTGTACACCCTATTGTAAAAAACCTTGGAGGTATAAAATTTGACTTTGCTAATCCTATTGATACCTTGAAAAACGGCATCAAAAAAACGGTACTGCTACAGTCCTCACAATATTCAAAAAAGATAGGAACGCCATCAGAAGTAAATTTAGAAAGTGTTACCGAAGAAACTTCGCCTGCTGATTATGCCGCAAAAGGAAAACTTCCATTATCCGTATTACTCGAAGGTAGTTTTGAATCGATGTATAAAAATCGAGTTTTGCCTTTTGAACAAAAAACATTTTTAGACCAAGGAAATGCAAATAAAATGATTATCATAGCTGATGGAGATCTAATCAAAAACCAATTGGATAAAAACTTTCAACCTGTTGAGCTGGGTTATGATCAGCGTTCAGGAAATTTATATGACAATAAAGATTTTTTAATAAACTGTGTCAATTACCTATTAGATGATAATGGACTTATTAACATTCGAAGCAAGGATCTAGATTTGCCTTTATTAGACAAAGAAAAGGTTTATGAAAACTATAGCAGTACCCCAATACTAACTATCGGGTTACCAATTATTATTTTGGGGATCTTCGGTTTTGTGTTTACTTTCATTCGTAAAAGAAAATACAGTAAATAG
- the gldF gene encoding gliding motility-associated ABC transporter permease subunit GldF: MKSIVLREIKSFFGSPIGYLVIAIFLIINGLFLWVFEGEYNILNSGFADLTPFFTLAPWILIFLIPAVTMRSFSDEKKQGTLELLLTKPLSIWQIVNGKFLGALLLILIAIIPTFIYVAVIYDLGMPEGNIDMGSTIGSYFGLVFLIAAYSSIGIFTSTLSDNQIVAFILAVFICFFFYFGFEGIATVVPSLSQIIASLGMQDHFKSMSRGVLDTRDILYFTSITVVFLSFTVNNLKSFKS; the protein is encoded by the coding sequence ATGAAATCAATAGTTTTACGAGAAATAAAATCCTTTTTCGGTTCGCCAATAGGTTATTTAGTAATTGCCATTTTTTTAATCATTAACGGATTATTTCTTTGGGTTTTTGAAGGTGAATATAACATCCTTAATTCTGGTTTTGCTGATTTGACTCCCTTTTTCACTTTGGCACCTTGGATTTTAATTTTCCTGATTCCAGCTGTAACCATGCGAAGTTTCTCAGATGAGAAAAAACAAGGAACCTTAGAATTATTATTAACAAAACCATTAAGTATTTGGCAAATTGTAAACGGGAAATTTCTTGGAGCTTTGCTTTTAATTCTAATAGCCATAATTCCAACCTTTATTTATGTAGCCGTAATTTATGACCTAGGAATGCCTGAAGGTAATATCGATATGGGAAGCACAATAGGCTCTTATTTTGGATTAGTGTTCCTAATTGCAGCCTATTCTTCGATAGGGATATTCACCTCTACATTATCAGACAACCAAATTGTTGCTTTTATTTTGGCGGTTTTTATTTGCTTCTTTTTTTATTTTGGATTCGAAGGTATTGCAACAGTGGTTCCAAGTTTATCTCAAATCATTGCTTCATTGGGTATGCAAGATCATTTTAAGAGTATGAGTCGCGGAGTACTAGACACGAGAGACATTCTTTATTTTACAAGTATTACCGTTGTTTTTCTTTCATTTACTGTTAATAATCTAAAATCTTTCAAATCGTAA
- a CDS encoding putative quinol monooxygenase produces the protein MFVRIVKLSFHEEHIPAFLENFELMKDKIRNAPGNRFLELYQDKNNKSIFFTYSYWETEADLENYRNSKLFYNVWTFTKKLFNDKPEAWSVDKLVTLE, from the coding sequence ATGTTTGTACGCATTGTAAAATTAAGTTTTCATGAGGAACATATTCCGGCATTTTTAGAAAACTTTGAGTTAATGAAAGATAAAATACGAAATGCGCCTGGAAATCGTTTCTTAGAATTGTATCAAGATAAAAACAACAAAAGTATTTTCTTTACCTACAGTTATTGGGAAACCGAAGCCGATTTAGAAAATTACAGAAATTCTAAACTATTTTATAATGTGTGGACTTTCACCAAAAAATTATTCAACGATAAACCCGAAGCGTGGAGCGTAGATAAATTAGTTACTTTAGAGTAA
- a CDS encoding S-adenosyl-l-methionine hydroxide adenosyltransferase family protein has protein sequence MSIITLTTDYGLKDHFVGALKGKILSQYAEATIIDISHEIDPFNTVEASYCVSASYNSFPKSSIHLIGVDMERNKENQHIAMQWNDHYFIAADNGILSMLSQKVYPQEIVAIDIHDQLDQDAVDLDAFVFVACHLAKGGALKTIGTPIDTLKEVTDLNAVLAIDGNSLKGHVVYIDHFGNVVTNISKEYFNQVAQGRSYEIVLKTKNIKNILPNYSAIAKNDKYPIKSYEGEKLAIFNEAGYLEIAIFRSNPSKVGSASSLLGLNYRDVIIIKFI, from the coding sequence ATGTCAATAATTACCCTTACTACCGATTACGGCTTGAAAGACCACTTTGTAGGTGCGTTGAAGGGAAAAATTTTATCTCAATATGCTGAGGCAACAATTATTGATATCTCACATGAAATTGATCCTTTTAATACTGTAGAGGCCAGTTATTGTGTGAGCGCATCATACAACAGTTTCCCTAAAAGTAGCATACACCTCATAGGAGTAGATATGGAGCGTAATAAAGAAAACCAACATATTGCAATGCAATGGAATGATCATTATTTTATTGCTGCTGATAATGGTATTTTGAGTATGCTTTCGCAAAAAGTATATCCGCAAGAAATTGTAGCCATAGACATTCATGATCAATTAGACCAAGATGCTGTTGACCTTGATGCATTTGTATTCGTAGCATGTCATTTAGCTAAAGGTGGCGCTCTAAAAACCATAGGCACTCCCATTGATACACTAAAAGAAGTAACAGATTTAAATGCGGTTTTAGCTATTGATGGAAATTCGTTAAAAGGACATGTAGTTTATATAGATCACTTTGGGAACGTTGTTACTAATATATCCAAAGAATATTTCAATCAAGTAGCACAAGGAAGATCTTATGAAATTGTTTTAAAAACTAAAAATATTAAAAACATATTGCCAAATTATTCTGCTATTGCAAAAAATGACAAATATCCCATTAAATCCTATGAAGGTGAAAAACTAGCTATCTTTAATGAAGCAGGCTACTTAGAAATTGCTATTTTTAGAAGTAATCCTTCAAAAGTAGGATCAGCAAGTAGCTTATTAGGACTGAATTATAGAGATGTTATTATTATAAAATTTATATAA
- a CDS encoding PhoH family protein, giving the protein MNERIIELIDIAPKDFWGAQDTHLESIKKYYPKLKIVARGTTLKAFGEKEVLDEFEKRFQRLMLHFTRYNNIDNNVIERVIMGDAQEDRKFQGSDKILVHGVGGKIIKAMTPNQQLLVDTLEKNDMVFAVGPAGTGKTYTGVAMAVKALKEKQVKRIILTRPAVEAGENLGFLPGDMKEKLDPYMQPLYDALRDMLPNEKLEDYILKGIIQIAPLAFMRGRTLDNAFVILDEAQNTTHSQMKMFLTRMGKSAKFMITGDPGQVDLPRRTISGLKEALLVLKDIDGIGIIYLDDKDIVRHRLVKKVIDAYKMIENND; this is encoded by the coding sequence TTGAACGAAAGAATAATTGAGCTCATAGACATCGCTCCAAAAGACTTTTGGGGCGCTCAAGACACTCATCTTGAATCCATAAAAAAATATTATCCAAAATTAAAAATCGTTGCAAGAGGAACTACACTCAAGGCTTTTGGAGAAAAGGAAGTTTTAGACGAATTTGAAAAACGATTTCAACGATTGATGCTTCATTTTACGCGTTACAACAACATAGATAATAATGTTATTGAAAGAGTTATTATGGGAGATGCACAAGAAGATCGCAAATTTCAAGGAAGTGACAAAATTTTAGTACATGGTGTGGGGGGCAAAATAATTAAAGCCATGACTCCTAACCAGCAATTGCTTGTTGATACGCTTGAAAAAAACGATATGGTATTTGCAGTTGGTCCAGCAGGAACTGGGAAAACATATACCGGTGTTGCTATGGCTGTGAAAGCATTGAAAGAAAAACAGGTTAAAAGAATTATTTTGACTAGACCTGCAGTTGAAGCTGGAGAAAATCTAGGTTTCTTACCCGGCGATATGAAAGAGAAACTGGATCCATACATGCAGCCATTGTATGATGCGCTACGAGACATGTTGCCTAATGAAAAATTAGAAGATTATATTTTAAAAGGCATTATTCAAATTGCTCCACTTGCTTTCATGAGGGGTAGAACACTGGATAATGCTTTTGTAATCTTAGATGAAGCTCAAAACACGACTCATTCCCAAATGAAAATGTTCTTAACGCGTATGGGTAAAAGTGCTAAGTTTATGATTACAGGTGATCCGGGTCAGGTAGATTTACCAAGGCGAACCATATCAGGACTTAAAGAAGCTTTGTTAGTTTTAAAAGATATTGATGGAATAGGAATTATTTACCTGGATGATAAAGATATTGTACGTCATAGACTGGTTAAGAAAGTTATTGATGCTTACAAAATGATTGAAAATAACGACTAG
- a CDS encoding Cof-type HAD-IIB family hydrolase, with protein MIVNKNIKVIVSDLDGTLLNSNHTISDRTISVFQKLHRLNYIIIVATGRHHLDAMPILDSLGFPVYLVSSNGARIHAPDKKLLYSFDIKSDHIQSVLSIDIDPDITTVLFKEDIWFTNKYNKKLNDFQPEIRYRPELVNFNELEDYAGIKLLFTHDNHSKLIAVRDRILEKHEGLFNHAFSLPFCLEFMDKSVDKSVAIANILELENFSFQETLVFGDGYNDENMLREAGIGVLMENAPQSLKELLPQLEITTTNETDGVANYITNKIINSKLELQQ; from the coding sequence ATGATTGTAAACAAGAATATTAAAGTTATAGTTAGTGATTTAGATGGGACATTACTCAACTCAAATCATACAATTTCAGATAGAACCATTTCTGTTTTTCAAAAACTTCACCGTCTTAATTATATAATCATTGTTGCAACTGGGCGTCATCATCTTGATGCGATGCCAATACTTGATTCACTAGGATTTCCCGTTTATTTGGTCTCGTCAAATGGTGCTCGTATTCATGCCCCTGATAAAAAGTTACTTTATTCGTTTGATATAAAAAGTGATCACATTCAATCAGTACTAAGCATTGACATTGATCCAGATATTACAACGGTTTTATTCAAAGAGGATATTTGGTTTACCAATAAATACAATAAGAAGTTAAATGATTTTCAACCTGAAATAAGGTATCGTCCTGAGCTGGTAAATTTTAATGAATTAGAAGACTATGCTGGGATTAAATTATTGTTTACTCACGACAACCACTCAAAACTAATAGCGGTTAGAGATCGGATTTTAGAAAAACATGAAGGATTATTTAATCATGCCTTTAGTTTGCCTTTTTGTTTAGAATTCATGGATAAATCAGTAGATAAAAGTGTAGCTATTGCTAATATTCTTGAACTTGAGAATTTTAGTTTTCAAGAAACACTTGTATTTGGGGACGGTTATAATGATGAAAACATGCTCCGCGAGGCAGGAATAGGCGTACTTATGGAGAATGCTCCTCAAAGTTTGAAAGAGTTGTTACCGCAGCTTGAAATAACAACGACCAATGAGACTGATGGAGTTGCAAACTACATCACCAACAAAATAATTAACTCTAAACTAGAACTGCAACAATAA